The Hujiaoplasma nucleasis DNA window ATTTGCCTTTAATTACGACAAATTGTGCAGTTTTAGGGGTTGCAGTATTAAATATTACAAATGAACATGGTTTTGTTGAAATGTTAGTTTATACAGCCTTTATTGGTATTGGATTCTTATTTGTAATGTATATATTCTCAATGATTAGAGAAAAATTAGATTTTGCGCCTGTTCCAAAAGCCTTTAAAGGTACACCAATTGCATTGATTGTTGCTGCGATTTTAGCGATCATCTTTACTAGATTTGGAGGGCTAATCGAATGGCTTTTATAATGGATATTTTAGTGCCTGCAGCTATACTTGCAGGACTTGGATTTATCTTAGGTTTATTAATTAATGTAGTATCAAAAGTATTCTATGTAGAAGAAGATCCTGCCATTGATGAAGTGGTGGAATTACTTCCAAGATATAATTGTGG harbors:
- a CDS encoding (Fe-S)-binding protein, whose translation is MAFIMDILVPAAILAGLGFILGLLINVVSKVFYVEEDPAIDEVVELLPRYNCGACGHPGCKEMAISLLNKESDVMACKPIKKDAAEDLKKYLKEHFANK